The genome window GGCATCGAACAACACCTGCCCGCAACCGGCACAGGCATACAGGCCGGGCCGTTTTTCATCATTGAGCGGACTGGTACCGGGACGTTCCGTGCCATGCTGGCGCAGGATACGATATTGCTCCGGGGTCAACGTTTCCTGCCAGCGGTCATCGCCGCATGACGGGGCATGATTGCCACAGCCGCAGCCAGTGTTCTGATCGGCCATTCTGCCTGTCTCCTCCCCTGTAGACTCTTATGACACACCCCCCTATCGGGGCGCCCTGAAGGATGCCATGCAATATGGGAGGCCTTGCCCCACACGCAAAGCCTGTTCGTATCCCTAGACAAGCTGGTGATTCCAGCGATAACACGCGCCACCTGACGGGATGACCGGATCAATCCGCCATCCACACGCTGATCCGCCCGGAGAGATGACTTGAGCCAGCCCCCGACCTCCCCCGCTTCTTCGGCCCGCTCCAGCGGTCTGCTGCGGTTTTTAACCTGCGGCAGTGTGGATGATGGCAAATCGACGCTGATCGGGCGTCTTTTGCATGATACACGCAGTGTTCCGCCGGATCAGATCGAGACGATGGTGCGCGACAGCATCCGTCGCGGACGCGCAGCGGATGATCCTGATTACTCCCTGTTGCTGGACGGGCTGCTGGCCGAGCGTGAACAGGGCATCACCATCGACGTTGCCTACCGGTTTTTCTCTACCCCCCGCCGTCATTTCATCGTCGCCGATACCCCCGGCCACGAGCAATACACCAGGAACATGGCGACCGGCGCTTCCACCGCACAGGTCGCCGTGATGCTGTGTGATGCACGGCGCGGGCTGCGTGTGCAGACACGGCGTCATGCCACCATCGCTTCCCTGCTCGGGATTCGTCACGTCGTGCTGGCGGTCAACAAGATTGATCTGGTCGGCTACGATCAGGAGCGTTTCCGCGAACTTGAAAACGAGTTCCGCACTTTCGCCGACCGTCTGAATTTCAGGAATGTGGTGGCGATCCCTCTCTCTGCCCGTGCTGGCGACAATATCACCGGCCCGAGCGAAAACACGCCCTGGTACACTGGTCCGGCCCTGATCGAATATCTGGAAACCGTCGAGATCGAGCCGGAAGAAACCAGCCATCCTTTCCGCATGCCGGTACAGATCGTTCTGCGCCCGCAGGGTGGCGGACGTTGCTTCGGCGGCACCATTGCCAGCGGCGTGCTGCGCCCCGGTGATCAGATCACCAACGTCACCGGTGCGGCCTCCAGCCGGGTGGCCCGGATCGCCACCATGAGCGGCGATCTGACCGAAGCCCGCACCGGTGATGCCGTCGCCGTGTTTCTGGAAGACGAAATCGACGCCTCGCGCGGGGATGTGCTGAGCGCTTCTGATTCCATTCCTCCCAGTGCCGACCGGCTGGAAGCCGATCTGGTCTGGATGCAGGAAGCCCCGTTACTGCCCGGTGCTGCTTTTCTGGTAAAAATCGGCACCCTGACCCTGGGCGGACGGGTTGCTGCGATCCGCGCGAAAATCGATGTGGACACGCTGGAAGAAGAACCCGGCGAGCGCCTGCTGCAAAACGAGGTCGCAAAGATCGAGCTGGTTCTCGACCGGCCTGTACCGTTTGAATCCTATGATCTTACCCGCCATCTGGGCGGCTTCATCCTGATCGACCGCATCACCAATGCAACAGCCGGAGCCGGAATGGTCCGTGCCGCCGCCGCCACGGAAGGCGCGGTCTGGCATCGTCATACCGTGGATACCGCAGCCCGTTCCTCGCTGAAAGCGCACAGCCCCGCTGTGCTATGGTTCACCGGTCTGTCCGGCGCCGGGAAATCCACCGTCGCCAATCTGGTGGAACAGAAGCTGCTGACCCAGGGGTGCCACACCTATCTGCTGGATGGCGATAACCTGCGGCACGGGCTGAACAAGGAT of Granulibacter bethesdensis contains these proteins:
- the cysC gene encoding adenylyl-sulfate kinase; this encodes MSQPPTSPASSARSSGLLRFLTCGSVDDGKSTLIGRLLHDTRSVPPDQIETMVRDSIRRGRAADDPDYSLLLDGLLAEREQGITIDVAYRFFSTPRRHFIVADTPGHEQYTRNMATGASTAQVAVMLCDARRGLRVQTRRHATIASLLGIRHVVLAVNKIDLVGYDQERFRELENEFRTFADRLNFRNVVAIPLSARAGDNITGPSENTPWYTGPALIEYLETVEIEPEETSHPFRMPVQIVLRPQGGGRCFGGTIASGVLRPGDQITNVTGAASSRVARIATMSGDLTEARTGDAVAVFLEDEIDASRGDVLSASDSIPPSADRLEADLVWMQEAPLLPGAAFLVKIGTLTLGGRVAAIRAKIDVDTLEEEPGERLLQNEVAKIELVLDRPVPFESYDLTRHLGGFILIDRITNATAGAGMVRAAAATEGAVWHRHTVDTAARSSLKAHSPAVLWFTGLSGAGKSTVANLVEQKLLTQGCHTYLLDGDNLRHGLNKDLSFSQSDRRENIRRISEVARLFHDSGLIVLVSAISPYAADRAAARALVPEGGFIEVFVDAPIDECARRDPKGLYARAKAGEITGFTGIDAPYETPENPEVHLEAFGKDPELLAEQVISHLRDSGLLR